The DNA window AAGAAGATGGGCAAATCTGAGCTGGCCGCTGCTATAGCGCTCCTTCTCACCTGTGGCGATGGTGAAGAAAGGGCTGAGGTTTACGGATGCGCAGCCGATCGAAATCAGGCATCCATCGTCTTTAATGTGGCGGCTGACATGGTGAGACTATGCCCGGCACTATCAAAGAGAGTGAAAATACTTGATTCACAAAAGAGATTGATTTATTTGCCGACAGGAAGTATCTATCAGGTGCTTTCCGCAGATGTTTCAAACAAGCATGGATTCAATACTCACGGCGTTGTTTTTGATGAGCTCCATACTCAGCCCAATCGAAAGCTTTTTGACGTCATGACCAAAGGCAGCGGCGATGCAAGAACTCAGCCGCTTTATTTCTTGATAACAACAGCTGGTAACGATACAAACAGTATCTGCTATGAAATCCATCAAAAGGCACTAGACATTATTGATGGTAGAAAAATCGACCACACCTTCTATCCTGTGATTTATGGAGCGGATGAAGCCGATGACTGGACTGATCCAAAGGTCTGGAGAAAAGCAAATCCGTCGCTGGGAATCACTGTTGGAATAGATAAAGTTAAGGCTGCTTGTGAAAGCGCAAAGCAAAACCCTGCCGAAGAAAACAGCTTCAGGCAGCTTAGACTTAATCAATGGGTCAAGCAGGCAGTCCGTTGGATGCCCATGGACAAGTGGGACAAATGCTCCTACTCTGCTGACCCGGATTCACTTGCTGGCCGCGTATGCTATGGCGGGCTTGATCTTTCAAGCACAACGGACATTACTGCCTTTGTACTGGTCTTTCCACCAAAAGACGAGGCTGACAAGTATGTCGTCCTTCCATACTTTTGGATACCAGAAGAAAATATGAGTCTGCGTGTTAGGCGTGACCATGTACCTTATGACATTTGGGAAAAACAAGGATTCCTGCAGACCACCGATGGCAACGTTGTTCACTATGGCTTCATTGAAACTTTCATAGAAAAACTGGGAGAGAAATACAACATAAGAGAAATCGCATTTGATAGGTGGGGCGCAGTGCAGATGGTGCAAAATCTGGAGGGAATGGGCTTTACAGTGGTTCCGTTCGGCCAAGGCTTCAAAGACATGTCCCCTCCAACAAAAGAACTCATGAAACTGACGTTGGAAGAAAAGCTCTCCCATGGAGGGCATCCAGTGCTTCGCTGGATGATGGACAACATCTTTATCCGAACTGATCCAGCGGGGAACATCAAGCCAGACAAGGAAAAAAGCACTGAAAAAATCGATGGAGCGGTAGCTATGATAATGGCTTTGGATAGATCAATAAGGAATGAAGGTATTAGTGGCAAGTCGGTGTATGATGAGAGAGGAATACTAGTTTTATAGTTAAAATGAATGGCTTAATTAAAATGGGAATGTATTTTTAGGGATGAGTTTGTTTATAATATTGAATTCTGAGAAACACTTCTATACAATCGAGTTAAGAGCAAGTATAAACCTTTGCGCTTGAATTGTTTTATATACAAAAGGATTAATTGCGAGAACACCGCTAGGTAATAGCGACAAGGAGTGATTTGGATAATGCTTGATATTGATCATGTGCTAGGGATGTTGTTTTCTGAGAATCGTATATTTGTATCAGAGGCTGATTTTCAGTTCGCATTAGCATGGAAAATAAAAGAACTCTATCCTGATTTATCAATCAGATTAGAGTATATACCATGGGATTTTGATAAGTCCATGCATATTGATATTGTTATATTCAAAGAAAATAGGATGGTAGCTATCGAGTTGAAGTACAAGACAAAGCAAAAAAGCATGATCTTTAATGGTGAAACTATCTCGTTAAAAGGTCATTCTGCTCAAGATTGTGGTAGATATGATTTTCTATACGATATTCAAAGAATGGAAAGCATTATGGAAAGCAATTATAAAGTTGAAAATGCTTACGCAATAATGCTGACCAATGATTCAGGATATTGGAATAAGTCAAATAGAACGGGAACCAATTCGCCTCCTGCTGATGATGAGTTTCGTATTCATGAGGGAGCAGTAGTATCCGGTAGATGCAGTTGGAAAAGTCATGCAGGAGCTGGAACTCGCAAAAATAGAGAGAAGGATATTCAGCTTAAAAATACATATGAGGTTAAGTGGAAAGAATATCTACCAGTTTCAGAGTGTCTATTCAAATATACAATTATTTCAATTTGATTTGAATGTTAGACCGCATCTCCATACGAGATGCTTTTTTCATGCCCATTTTCAGGAGGTGAAGGCATTTGAAAATACCCATAATATCAAAGATTTTCAGGTCAAGGGCAGACCCGACAAATACCGCATGGCAAAGCGCCTACAGTTTCTTCTTTGGTCCTACATCAAGTGGCAAGATAGTCAATGAAAGAACTGCCATGCAGACAACGGCTGTGTATTCGTGCGTGAGAATCTTGGCTGAAACCATAGCGTCACTCCCACTGCATACTTACAGAAGAACAGAAAGAGGCAAGGAAAAAGCATCAGACCACCATCTATACTATCTGCTCCATGATGAGCCAAACCCTGAGATGACTTCATTTGTGTTTAGAGAAACACTCATGGGTCATCTTTTGCTTTGGGGGAATGCATACGCTCAGATTATCAGGGATGGCAGGGGGAAAGTAGTGGCGCTTTATCCTCTAATGCCTGATAAGATGTCAGTCCATAGAAGCGATAATGGCGAAATTTATTACAGCTATAGCAAGGAAGGCAGGGAGCACACCCTTCGCTATTGGGAAGTGCTGCACATTCCAGGTCTTGGTTTTGACGGACTTGTAGGGCATTCCCCAATAGCTATGGCTAAAAATGCAATAGGCATGGCAATAGCTACGGAAGAGTATGGAGCAGCCTTTTTCAACAACGGGGCCAATCCCGGAGGAGTGCTTGAGCATCCCGGAATTTTAAAGGATCCTGCCAAGGTTAGAGACAGCTGGAACAGCGTTTATGGAGGAAGCGGGAATGCCCACAAAGTGGCTGTTCTTGAGGAAGGTATGAGCTTCAAGCCTATTGGAATACCTCCGGAGCAGGCACAGTTCTTGCAGACCAGGAAGTTTCAAATAAACGAAATTGCCCGTATATTCAGGATTCCGCCCCATATGATAGGGGACCTTGAAAAGTCCAGCTTTTCAAACATAGAGCAGCAGTCGCTGGAATTTGTGAAATACACCCTAGATCCTTGGGTGGTCCGACTGGAGATGGCCATGAAAAAAGCTCTATTGTCTCCAGTCGAAAAGAAGGATTACTTTATAAAGTTCAACGTTGACGGACTTCTTCGTGGAGACTATGCATCGAGGATGCAGGGCTACAGCATAGGTATTCAAAACGGATTTTTAAGCCCTAATGATGTAAGAGCGCTGGAGGACATGAACACCATCGAGCATGGAGATGTGTATGCAGTCAACGGCAACATGCTGAAGCTCGAAGACATAGGCGCTTACGCCAAGAAGGAACTAAATAGTGAAGGGGAAGGAGGAAAAGAATAGATGAAGTTTTGGAACTGGATAAAAAACGAAGATGGAAGAACCCTATATCTTGACGGCTACATAGCCCAGGAGAGCTGGTTTGAGGACGAAGTGTCTCCAAAGGAATTTAGAGCCGAGCTTGAATCGGCCAAGGATGACATAATTCTTTGGATCAACTCGCCAGGTGGCGACTGCTTTGCCGCCAGCCAGATATATACAATGCTGAAGGAATATCCGGGCAAGGTCAGCGTCAAAATTGACGGAATAGCGGCCAGCGCAGCATCAGTTATTGCAATGTCGGGAGACGAGGTGCTGATGTCTCCAACATCAATGCTCATGCTCCATAACCCGAGCACTTTTATATGGGGAGAGGAAGCCGACATGAAGCGCGGAATTGAAATGTTCTCAGAGGTGAAGGAGAGCATTATCAATGCGTATGAAGCAAAGACTGGTCTTTCGAGACAAGAAATCTCGCAGATGATGGACAGGGAAACGTGGATGAGTGCCAACAAGGCCCAATTAATGGGATTTTGCGACAAGGTGCTCTATACAGAGAATGAAGCAGTGCCTGAAGCCTTGATGAATGGTTTTATGTTCGACAAGGTCACTGTCACAAACAATTTTATGGGAAAATTCCAAAAGATGAAAAAGAAGGATGAAGCGCAAATAAAAGAATTTCTAGTTGGAACCCCATACGACTATCTGGCCAAAAGGCTGGAGCTACTTAAATAGGAGGCATGTTAAATGAATAAAGTACTAGAATTAAGAGAAAAAAGAGCAAAGGTTTGGGACGCGGCCAAGGCGTTTTTGGACAGCAAAAGAGGTGAAAATGGCCTGCTATCTGCAGAAGACACGGCTACTTATGAAAAAATGGAAGCAGATGTATTGGCACTTGGGAAAGAAATCGAAAGACTTGAAAGGCAAGCTGCGCTTGATTTGGAGCTTTCAAAGGCTATCAGCAGCCCTATAACATCTGCACCGAGCAGTCAAATAGAGCCTGAAAAGCAGGGAAGAGCATCAAAGGAATACACTAATGCCTTCTGGAATGCTATGAGAAGCAAGGGAGGCTATGATGTTCAAAATGCCCTCAAGATTGGAACTGATGCGGAGGGCGGCTACCTTGTGCCTAATGAATTTGAAAAAACACTTATTCAGGCGCTAAATGATGCAAACACCATGAGAACACTTGCAAAAGTCATCACAACCTCTTACGGAGACAGACAGATTCCGGTGGTATCTTCTAAAGGAACAGCTTCTTGGATTGAAGAGGGGGCAGCCTTCAGCGAGAGCGATGACGCTTTTGGTCAAGTGATCCTGGGAGCTCACAAGCTGGGAACCATAATAAAGATTTCAGAGGAACTTCTAAATGACAGCGTCTTCAACCTGGAGCAATACATCGCCACTGAATTCGCAAGAAGAATAGGATCAAAAGAGGAAGAGGCCTTTTTTGTCGGGGATGCATCAGGAAAGCCAACGGGAATTTTCAATTCAACCGGAGGGGCGCAGATTGGCATTACAGCTGCCAGCAGTACAGCTATAAAGCTTGACGAAGTGATAGATCTTTTCTACTCACTCAAGTCACCATACAGGGAAAAAGCCACGTTCGTAACAAATGATGCGACGGTAAAAGAGATAAGAAAGCTTAAAGACGGAAATGGTCAGTACCTATGGACTCCTTCTCTCGTAGCTGGGGAGTCTGACACGATCCTGAATAGGCCGGTAAAAACGTCGGTATACGTTCCAACTATCGAAGCCGGATCAAAGGTTATGGCATTTGGAGACTTCTCGTACTACTGGATAGCAGACAGGCAAGGAAGATCATTCCAAAGGCTAAACGAGCTGTATGCGGCAACAGGGCAGGTAGGATTTAAGGTGACACAAAGAGTTGATGGAAAGCTGACTCTCCCAGAAGCTATTAAAGTTCTCCAGATGAAAGCGTAGGTGAACAGGATGAGTAATGTAAAAAACTATACGGAGCAAGGCGGAGAAAAGACTGTAATAGGAGGAGTGCTTGAAATTGCAGAGGGTGGGCAGGTTGTGGGTCTGCCCTCTGACTTTACGCCTGCCGCATTCCAAGCAGACAGCGTTGCAACTACAATCGCAGGACTGGTAGTCGATTTTAATGCTTTGCTTGCCAAACTGAAAGCAGCAGGACTCATGGTATCTGAGTAATGAAAGGGGGTGGGCGTATTGGTCGTTACACTTGAAGAAGCCAAGCTGTATCTAAGGGTTGATGGTGATGAGGATGATACGCTCATCGCTAATTTTATAAATGCCGCACAAGAGCTTTGTGAAGGCATACTTCGCTATCCGCTTTCTGAGTTTATAGTAATACCGGAGGCTGTAAAACAATCTATGCTTTATGCAATAGCCAATCTTTATGAGCAACGCGAGAACATGGACATGAAATCTGTAATTGATGTTATGACCAGGCTTCTGTTTGCTTATCGCAAAGATGGATGGTAGAGCAATGAATGGAATACCTAAGATATAGTTGATAGAAAACTTCCAATATTGGTATATATAAACCAATGGCTGTCTATTTAAAGCAAGGAAACGTTTAATAGACAGAGCAATATAAATATTTCTTAGACTACGAGGTGTTAGGTATGCCAGCAAAACTAGCTCAGCAGGATAAAGAGGTTAGGAAGCTATTCTATGAAAAAATAAATGCAAAAGTTCAAGAAGAAAAAAATGAAATGAACGAAAGAATAGAAAAAAAGGTGGCACCTATTTTTGCAAAAATAATTAAGCCTATTGCAGGGGTCGTATTTGATGTGAATAGGATTAAGCAAAATGAAAAAGGTGAGAATGGAGAAATTTCTGCTGAAAATGGGTTGTTCTGTCTTTTAAGTTCAGACCACGTATTAATGAGTGACATCGTATTGGAAGTCGAGCCGGATGAGTTTATACAGCTTGATCACTTGGTGATTTCAAAAGCCGGCATATTCATAATTGAAACGAAGAAATGGGGCGGCGCATATAAGGCATACCGTGACAAGTGGTATGTTAAGAAAGATACCGGCTGGGAACCATGCAAGAGCCCTACTATGCAGAACAAAAGGCATCATAAACTACTGAAAAAATGGATGCAGCAGAATATAGGTGAAAACGCGTTTGTTGAAAACAATATGTATCCGCTTATCATATTTTACAGCTCATGGCTTAGAACCAATGAGTGTTCTATGCCGATTTTTGAAAGCTCGATAAATGCATCTTTTCACATCAAGTCATTCAAGGAAAATGTGATTAGTGAAGAACTTATATCAGAGATAGTAAATAAAATAAAATACGCCAAGCCTTTGAACTATCAGGAATGGGAGGAAAAAACCACGCCCAAGTATACCATTGAAGAAGGTAAAACCAGATACGGCAAGTCATTTGTACGAGTAACAGGAAGTATGGAAGATGCAGTTTCGGTTGCAGATGATTATTCAAGACAGGGTTTTAAAGTGAGCGAGGTAAAAGCGGATAAAAAAGATGAACAGGTTAAATATTTTTATATCTCTAAGATGGAAAACACAGAATAGAGCTTAAAAAGAGTCATTTCATTGGACATATACCGTGGAATGGCTCTTTTGTGTATACGGAATGTAAATGGTGGTGAAGGTGTGGAAATCGGTAAATTAAGCAAAAGAATACTAATTCAAAAATGTATTCCTAACCTAAATGAAAACGGCTTTGAAAGCGAGACATTGGAGGATTACAAAACTGTGTGGGCGTCAGTTTCTAACCTGCATGGCAAGGAATATTTCGCAGCCAGGGCGGTTCAAGAGGAAAATACAGTTAAGTTTACAATCAGATACCTTGCAGGTCTTGACCAGAGGATGAAGATTCTATTTCAAGGTAAAGCCTACAACATCACAGCTATCGATAACATCAAATATAGGAATAGATATATTGAGATTAAGGCGACGGAGGTGGAGTCTGGTGGCTAAGATTGAACTGGAAGGGATGCAGGAGCTCATAGACAAGGTCAACAAGCTTGGCAGCAAGGGTGAAGTAATTAAAAAGCGTGCCCTTGATAAAGCAGGAAACCTTGTAAAAGAGAGCATGGAGCAAAAAGCGCCAAGATCCGAGCTAACCAAAAGGCACATGGCGGACAACATTAAAGTATCGGACATTGAACAAGAAAACGGCATGGATTTCGTCAAAATTGGGCCGAATAAGGGTGATAACTCCGAATTCTTTTATTCGAAATTTTCGGAGTGGGGGACTTCGAAGATACCGGCTCAGCACTGGGCGGAAAAATCCGTGTTGGAGAACAAGAAAAAGATAAACGACGTAATAAAAGAGGAGCTGGAAAGGGGGCTGGGTGAGCTTGATTAATAAACTGGTTATTGATACTCTAAAGCCCCTCGGCATTCCAGTAGGATTTCAAAAGTGTACAGGAACAGCACAAACGTACATCACGTTTCATGAGTATCTTCAGTCGGGAGAAGAATTCGAAGAAGACACGGAGGCTTTTACAGGCCATTACGTTCAAGTGGATGTGTGGTCAAAGACAGATTACACAGCTTTAGTTAGGAACATAAAAGCCCTGCTAATTATTGCTGGATTTAAGAGATTAGATGAGGTAGATCTTTACGAATCTGATACCAGTTTATATCACAAAGGGATCAGATTTTTTTATTTGGAATCAAAGGAGGTCGATTAGATGGCAAGACAAATAGGACTTAGAGATATTCACATTGCTTTGCTAACCAAGGATGATGGTACTGGAGTAACATATGACACTCCAGCCAAGCTTGAGCGGGCAATAAGCGCAAAGCTCTCACCGAAGGCCAATTCAGAGAGCATATATTCTGATGATACGGTCGAGGACATAATAACTGCGTTTGAAGGAGTGGATGTTGAGATTGAAATCAACCAGCTCTCGCTTGAAAGCAGGGCAAAACTGCAAGGTTCCAAGGTGGTTAAGGGGGTGCTGATTGAAAGCAAGGATGACATGCCGCCAACACTGGCACTAGGCTTTAAATCCAAGAAAAACAACGGCAAATACCGATATGTATGGCTTTTAAAAGGCAAGTTCGAACTGGCATCCGACGAATACGACACAGAGGCGGAAAAGCCCCAGCCTAAGAGCGCAAAGCTTAAGGGTACATTCTTTGCGAGAGATAACGATGGAAACTACCGCTTTATTGCAGATGAAGATGCAACGGGAATTGATCAAACGATAATTTCTGCATGGTTTACTGCAGTGCCGGCAGAGCCGTTAGCTCCATAAAAATGTTAGCCTTATGACTCTCAGTGGTATTATTTAGTAGAAAGGTAATATTTCTACAATTATATCTACTGTGGGAGGAGTACAATGAATAAGATAGAATTTGATGAAATAAAAGATATTTTTCGTGGCTATAGAGTTTGGTCAGATGGTAGAGATATCCTATGGTATCAAAAAGCCTGGTTGGCATTAGAAAAAGAAGGGTTAACATCATATGAAAACGCAATAGACAGAGCCAAGGTGCTTATCAGAGCTTACACATTAATGATGATTTATAAAGAGTTTTGCGAATTAGAGTTTGATGAGTATTTTGATTACGAATTTTATGATTGGGAAGGAGAATCAGGACTAAGTCCATTTCGAATAGGGCAACTAGTCAGCAAGACATTGGAGAATAAAGATTATTCCGACTATGATGAATACAATGAGTATAAAGTATTGGAAAATGCTTTTATTGATCTTGTAGACAGCGAGAGAGGCAAGGTTGTAGACGCTTTGATTAAAAACTCCGGAGAAGGCAGAGAAAGCACTATTCTGGTTTCGATGTATTTAACATGCGTTGACGTGTCCAGATATGAAGACGATTGGCTTGATACGGACGAAGATGATGAGGAAATAACAGAAGAAGAAGCTACTGAAGAAGAAATGAGTGAGTACGAGAAATATGAAAAAGATATTGAAAAATACTATGGCGAAATTGTAAACGATGTCACATTTGGGAATTTGGCGGCTTTCAGCTGGCTTCAAGAAGGAACATATAGAATAAGATAGAAATTAAGTCGAGACCCTTTCTGGGTCTTTTTTATTGGAGGCGATGACTTGAAAGCATCAGAACTAAAAAACAAAGGAATTAAATTTAAACTCGGAGCAAAGGAGTACGAGCTCAAATTCAACATGAACACTTTCTGCGAACTTGAGGAGATATACGGAGACATTGGCGAGGCGTTCGAAGATCTACAAAACATGAAAATCAAGGCTATAAGGGCGCTGATTTATGCAGCAGTCAAAGTTGAAAATGATTCAGTCACGCTAAAAGAGGTGGGGGAGCAACTAGGCCTTAATGATCTAGAAAGACTAGGAAATGCAATTAACGAAGCCTTGAACATATCAATGCCCGAGGTGGAAGAAAAGCTGGGGGAATAGAAAGCCATACTAGTCAAGGAAATTGGGACTGGGAATGGCTTTTTTATTTGGGAACAAACTTGCTCAAAATGACAGAAGAACAGTTTTGGAACAGCACACCCAAGAAGCTACAAGCTCTATTCAAAGTATACAAGGTAGTCCATGGAATGGATGAAACCAAGGAGCTTGATTACATAGACAACATAATGTTTTAGAGACCAGCTAGTTATTGTCAACGGTTAATACGAAAAAATATTTGATTTGTTGCTGTCCTAAAAAAGGGTAACCTAAATAAACGTAAATCCATTGGATTTTCGAACAAGTGGTAGTTATGCATATGTCGGACGTGTATTTATGCAGCCATCTGAGTTGGTCTTTTATATTGCTTGCAATGCTCCTGAGGTGAACGGAGCTCAAAACCCTTTTCATCACGAAGGACTGCAAATATGATGTTACAAATTTTGTGCATGATAGCACCAAGAGCAACCATCTTAGGTTTCTGAGCGGCTTTTTTCATGTAGTAATCGCAAAGATACGGATTGATTGCTTCACCATCTCGTTTCCTGCGGATAGAAGCCAATGCAACAGCGAAAATAGCGCGTCTGGCAATTCTGGAGCCACGTTTGGACATATGGACATCAGTGCCGTTGAAGTTGCCGGACTGGTTTACCTCAGGATCCAGGCCAAAGAAGGCAAAAAGCTGTTTAGGACTCCTAAAGGTTGAGAAATCGCCAATCTCACACATGATGGTTACAGCAGAAAGAAATCCAACGCCTTTGATGGAGTTAAGCCATGAAATCTGTTTGACAAATTCCTCATTCTTATTGAAGGCAACCAATTGCTGGATACGCTCCATAATGGAGTTAATGGCACAAGCCAATCGTTCAATCAGATCAAGCGTCAGTGAAATATTGAAGTAGACACTTTCAATCTGGCAGCCAAAGGATTTAGCAGCTAGCGCGGCCTGATAAAGCTTTTCATAACGATCAGTAGCTTTGGAGATACCTTTTCTTGAAGCTTTTGAGATTTTAGAAATCATGGTTTTTTTATGGCCGCGAAGTATTTTATCCGGAGTACCATACTGGCGAAGAATCATGGTGGATGTGGTGCCGGTAATATCGTTGAAAATACCAATGTACTGTGGAAACACAGTATGCAGATAGCCCTTTAGCCTGTTGATATGAGCAGATTTTTCATCCGTAAGGTCATAGTATTTTCGAGTGAGGGTGCGAAGCTCAAGAACGAGCTTTGCTGGAAACTGAGAAACCGGCAAATCATGAGAAAGACCAAGTTTGGC is part of the Peptoclostridium acidaminophilum DSM 3953 genome and encodes:
- a CDS encoding terminase large subunit; the encoded protein is MRRLKKYKPTRFMSKDSYYDKESADYAVGFIECLSHTKGTWSGKAFELIDWQEQIIRDVFGTIKANGYRQFNTAYVEIPKKMGKSELAAAIALLLTCGDGEERAEVYGCAADRNQASIVFNVAADMVRLCPALSKRVKILDSQKRLIYLPTGSIYQVLSADVSNKHGFNTHGVVFDELHTQPNRKLFDVMTKGSGDARTQPLYFLITTAGNDTNSICYEIHQKALDIIDGRKIDHTFYPVIYGADEADDWTDPKVWRKANPSLGITVGIDKVKAACESAKQNPAEENSFRQLRLNQWVKQAVRWMPMDKWDKCSYSADPDSLAGRVCYGGLDLSSTTDITAFVLVFPPKDEADKYVVLPYFWIPEENMSLRVRRDHVPYDIWEKQGFLQTTDGNVVHYGFIETFIEKLGEKYNIREIAFDRWGAVQMVQNLEGMGFTVVPFGQGFKDMSPPTKELMKLTLEEKLSHGGHPVLRWMMDNIFIRTDPAGNIKPDKEKSTEKIDGAVAMIMALDRSIRNEGISGKSVYDERGILVL
- a CDS encoding phage portal protein, translating into MPIISKIFRSRADPTNTAWQSAYSFFFGPTSSGKIVNERTAMQTTAVYSCVRILAETIASLPLHTYRRTERGKEKASDHHLYYLLHDEPNPEMTSFVFRETLMGHLLLWGNAYAQIIRDGRGKVVALYPLMPDKMSVHRSDNGEIYYSYSKEGREHTLRYWEVLHIPGLGFDGLVGHSPIAMAKNAIGMAIATEEYGAAFFNNGANPGGVLEHPGILKDPAKVRDSWNSVYGGSGNAHKVAVLEEGMSFKPIGIPPEQAQFLQTRKFQINEIARIFRIPPHMIGDLEKSSFSNIEQQSLEFVKYTLDPWVVRLEMAMKKALLSPVEKKDYFIKFNVDGLLRGDYASRMQGYSIGIQNGFLSPNDVRALEDMNTIEHGDVYAVNGNMLKLEDIGAYAKKELNSEGEGGKE
- a CDS encoding head maturation protease, ClpP-related — its product is MKFWNWIKNEDGRTLYLDGYIAQESWFEDEVSPKEFRAELESAKDDIILWINSPGGDCFAASQIYTMLKEYPGKVSVKIDGIAASAASVIAMSGDEVLMSPTSMLMLHNPSTFIWGEEADMKRGIEMFSEVKESIINAYEAKTGLSRQEISQMMDRETWMSANKAQLMGFCDKVLYTENEAVPEALMNGFMFDKVTVTNNFMGKFQKMKKKDEAQIKEFLVGTPYDYLAKRLELLK
- a CDS encoding head-tail connector protein codes for the protein MVVTLEEAKLYLRVDGDEDDTLIANFINAAQELCEGILRYPLSEFIVIPEAVKQSMLYAIANLYEQRENMDMKSVIDVMTRLLFAYRKDGW
- a CDS encoding phage major capsid protein, translated to MNKVLELREKRAKVWDAAKAFLDSKRGENGLLSAEDTATYEKMEADVLALGKEIERLERQAALDLELSKAISSPITSAPSSQIEPEKQGRASKEYTNAFWNAMRSKGGYDVQNALKIGTDAEGGYLVPNEFEKTLIQALNDANTMRTLAKVITTSYGDRQIPVVSSKGTASWIEEGAAFSESDDAFGQVILGAHKLGTIIKISEELLNDSVFNLEQYIATEFARRIGSKEEEAFFVGDASGKPTGIFNSTGGAQIGITAASSTAIKLDEVIDLFYSLKSPYREKATFVTNDATVKEIRKLKDGNGQYLWTPSLVAGESDTILNRPVKTSVYVPTIEAGSKVMAFGDFSYYWIADRQGRSFQRLNELYAATGQVGFKVTQRVDGKLTLPEAIKVLQMKA
- a CDS encoding phage head closure protein, with protein sequence MEIGKLSKRILIQKCIPNLNENGFESETLEDYKTVWASVSNLHGKEYFAARAVQEENTVKFTIRYLAGLDQRMKILFQGKAYNITAIDNIKYRNRYIEIKATEVESGG
- a CDS encoding HK97-gp10 family putative phage morphogenesis protein produces the protein MAKIELEGMQELIDKVNKLGSKGEVIKKRALDKAGNLVKESMEQKAPRSELTKRHMADNIKVSDIEQENGMDFVKIGPNKGDNSEFFYSKFSEWGTSKIPAQHWAEKSVLENKKKINDVIKEELERGLGELD
- a CDS encoding major tail protein; translation: MARQIGLRDIHIALLTKDDGTGVTYDTPAKLERAISAKLSPKANSESIYSDDTVEDIITAFEGVDVEIEINQLSLESRAKLQGSKVVKGVLIESKDDMPPTLALGFKSKKNNGKYRYVWLLKGKFELASDEYDTEAEKPQPKSAKLKGTFFARDNDGNYRFIADEDATGIDQTIISAWFTAVPAEPLAP
- a CDS encoding IS110 family RNA-guided transposase; the encoded protein is MNNRNYLSAGIDVGSAFSWMSIVDQSGTAIQKPFKITHNNSNSLEKAVSALKKAEELYSMKCRIFLESTGIYHFPLFCFLVDSGFDVSIINPIITHSVKNASIRKVKNDKIDSLGIAKLGLSHDLPVSQFPAKLVLELRTLTRKYYDLTDEKSAHINRLKGYLHTVFPQYIGIFNDITGTTSTMILRQYGTPDKILRGHKKTMISKISKASRKGISKATDRYEKLYQAALAAKSFGCQIESVYFNISLTLDLIERLACAINSIMERIQQLVAFNKNEEFVKQISWLNSIKGVGFLSAVTIMCEIGDFSTFRSPKQLFAFFGLDPEVNQSGNFNGTDVHMSKRGSRIARRAIFAVALASIRRKRDGEAINPYLCDYYMKKAAQKPKMVALGAIMHKICNIIFAVLRDEKGFELRSPQEHCKQYKRPTQMAA
- a CDS encoding nuclease-related domain-containing protein, translating into MPAKLAQQDKEVRKLFYEKINAKVQEEKNEMNERIEKKVAPIFAKIIKPIAGVVFDVNRIKQNEKGENGEISAENGLFCLLSSDHVLMSDIVLEVEPDEFIQLDHLVISKAGIFIIETKKWGGAYKAYRDKWYVKKDTGWEPCKSPTMQNKRHHKLLKKWMQQNIGENAFVENNMYPLIIFYSSWLRTNECSMPIFESSINASFHIKSFKENVISEELISEIVNKIKYAKPLNYQEWEEKTTPKYTIEEGKTRYGKSFVRVTGSMEDAVSVADDYSRQGFKVSEVKADKKDEQVKYFYISKMENTE
- a CDS encoding Head fiber protein; its protein translation is MSNVKNYTEQGGEKTVIGGVLEIAEGGQVVGLPSDFTPAAFQADSVATTIAGLVVDFNALLAKLKAAGLMVSE